The genomic interval GGTTTACCCAATCACTAACGCGACGACGATGCGTGGAAAAGCTGTCCCAGCGATCACGTGATCGAAGATTGCGAGAGACAGATTCGGGAAGGTCCACGATGGGCAATTCTTTTGGGAGTCAAGGACACGACGCTTTCTGACGATACGGCATCATGTCAAAGTGGCCGCTAGCAACGTTTCTTTCGGCGGCACAGCATCCCAGCGGATAGAGCGGTGATGCAGAACACGGTGGATGGCTCGGGGACTGCCGATACTGTCCCTGTTAAAACCAGGTTGTCCAGGCCGAAGTCTTGGTCGACGCCGACGCTGGCATAGGATCGAATCGCGATTGTGTGGGTGCCGGTCAAACCTGTCTGAGACGACAAGTCGATCGGGTCGACCGACCAACGACCAGCAGTGAAATTTCCTCCGGTGGATTCGGCACCCGCTTCTCCTGGACCGGTGTGATCATGGTTGCGACTGACGATGAAATCCAAGTCACCGACCAGTCCGTCAACGGCCGGGTCGATGGCTGGATCATAAAAAACAGTGTGCGTGACACGAGCGCCGGTCGTGTTGCCGCCGCGTGCCTTGAGCGAGTCGAATGAAAACGTTTCCAGGTCCGCAGCGAACCCGGGCGCCACGCTGAACCGAAAGAAAACCGTTTGATCGGCCAGGGAAAAGTCACGGTCGCTGTTGACGTCTGTGCTGAAACCCAACGCGTTGTCGAAATCGTTTGCGGCAAAACCGAGTGCTGCACTGGGGTCCAAGCCCGGTGAGAACAGCAACTCGGTTACCGTCAGTCCGCCGATCGCAGGTGCGTCATTGCTGAGGTTCAACCCCGTGTTCGCACCCAGTGTGTTCGTTGCGTCGTCGGTATAGTTGTTGCCGTCGAACGCGAATCGGGCCAGGACGTCGGCTCGTGTGGGTGAGGCCAGCATGCTGAGCAGCAGGAATGCGATTGCCGTGGTGAGTGAAGGGAGGGATCGGGCGGCTGAAGCCTGCACTCCAACACGGGATCGTTGTCTACGACGACGACAGGCAATCAACGGAAGCGACACCGCTGACAAAAAGAGTATTCCAAAAGGTTCGGGGACGGCGGAGACGACGATCGTGCGAGACTGCGGTGCGAATACAGGGTTGACCAACCTGGGCAACAGGTCGGCCGGGTTGCGAAACGCGACCGAAGTCGTCCTTGACCCAGAGCCATCATCGAATCCGAACACGTCCAATGTGACAGTGTCGCCTTCCATCAAACCCAATGGCTGATAGTTAAAAGTGAAAGTGCCAATCGTGATCGGATCGCCGTTCAATACGGTCTCCGGCGATGACATCGCGGAGGCAAATGCATCGAGCATCACTTGCGATTCAAATCCTGGCGGCCCGCCGAATTGCGATCCGCCTTGCCAATCATCAAATGGGGCCGTGGCTTGGAATTGCACCAAGCCAAAATGGGTCAACGGGTTGCCGTTGTAACTGCTGTTGATGATGTCGAGATTCACGAACTCAAGATCACCGTTGAACAGATCGTCGGTGAACGTCAATTGCAGGTCGACTTCGAATTTCTGGACCGTCGGCTGATCACGAGCTTCTGACAGAACCACCGTGATCTCGGCGGCGGCGGGCGGGGCCGTGACCGCGAAAACGCTGCAAGCGATGGTGAGGCACAGCGTCGCAACGCAGAAACCACGCCGACTTGGCATTCGGATGTCGTGAAACGAGTGCCCTGCGCGATGCATCAAAGAAACCCCATTGAATGATCCGGGCGATCAGACGGAAGCCGCCGCGGACTCGAATCGTAAATCATCCAACGGGAGATTTCAACTCAAGGGCGACGCAACGCATGTTGAGCGGCTGAAGCCTGAACTCCAACGAGGGAGTACTAATTCTTGACCGTGGTGGCTTTGGCTGGGTTGTATTGAGGGTTGGCCGTGGGCATTTGCGCATCCACATTCGTTCGCCATTGCCTGAGTTTTCCAAATAACTCAGCAGATTTCTCAGGCAACTCCGCGGTCAAATCCGTTTGCTCGCCGAGGTCGGTCTCCAAGTCGTACAGTTCGGTCCCGCCGTCCTCGTGAAATTCAATCAGACGATATCGGCCGTCGCGAATGGCGCTATAGGGACCGTCGCCGCCGGCGTGATAGTGGGGGTAGTGCCAGAACAGCGATCGCTGCAGTCTTGAGTCGGGAGCACGCAGCAGGCTGACGATGTTCTTGCCGTCAATATTCCGGTTGTGTTCGGCATCGCCGGTGGTTCCGGTGGCGGACAGCAGCGTGGGATAAACATCGATCGTCATGATCGGTTGCTCGCACACGGTGCCTGCCGGCGTGACGCCTGGCCATTTGATGATCGCCGGAACACGCACGCCGCCTTCGTACGCAGACCCTTTTCCGCGTCGCAGTGGTTTGTTCTCGGTAAACCCGTCGTGTTTGCCGTATCGCTGGGTGAGTCCTCCGTTATCGGAGACAAAAATCACCAGCGTGTTGTCCGTGAGTTTTTTTTCATCAAGCGTTTTCAAAACACGACCGACACTTTGGTCCAAGCTGGCGACCATCGCGGCGTAGGTTGGATTGGTGTGGACCGCGTCGGGATCTACCTTTTGTTGAAAGTACTCGACTAAATCCTGGCGGCCTTGGATCGGCGTATGGGGAACGTTGTAGGCGAAATACAAAAAGAACGGATCGTCCTTGGATTCGTTGATGAATTCACAAGCGTGGTCGGTCAACCAATCGGTCAAGTAGTTCGTGCCTGCTTGGGAGGTCGTTCCGGGCTTGAGCAGGTAGCCTTTGGTGCCCGGTGGACGACTGACAGTGAAATCGAATCCTTGGCTCATAGGATCGGTCCCTTGACCGTCTTTGCCGCGTCCCTCCAAGTGCCACTTGCCGATGTGTCCTGTTTTGTAACCGGCCGACCGCAAGGCCTCCGCGATCGTGACGTAACGAGGCTCCAAACGTTTCGTCCATTCCGGGATCTTGAGTTTGGCGAAGGGGCGATTCTGGCCAGCGATAAAATCTGTGAGGTGCAAACGTGCGGGATACATGCCGGTCATCAGTGAAGCACGCGTTGGCGAGCACACGGTGCATGCCGAATAGGCATTGGTGAATTTGATCCCCGAGTCCGCCAGTGCATCCAGGTTGGGCGTCTCGTAGAGATCGCTGCCAAAACAACGCAGCCCTGTCCAGCCGAGATCATCCGCGAGAAACAAAACGACATTGGGACGAGATTCCGAATCGGCGTTGGCGACCGATGAATGCATGACCTGAGCCAGCAGAATGGCAATTGCAGCAAAAGACCAGCCAAGAGTTCTGTGTCGCGATTGAGAAAGAAACAAACGGTGACATCCGGCGAGCGCCGTGGCAAGAAATTGACTCATGGTGACTTTCAGGGGACTGGCACAACGTCTGGCGGGGCATGCGCTCGACTTGGAAAGTCGAGCGACGGTCGTTCGACTCTCCGAGTCGAAAACGAACACCATCATACACTCAGAACGCAAACCAAACGCTCAGAGTTGCAACATTGGTAGCCAGTCAGTCTTGCTTCCACCGGGGCGAGCCCGGTTGGAGAGCTGGAAGCTGGAAGTCGATGGCGTGATACACTACGATCAAAGGACCCCAGCCGGCCTTGTGCCGGTGGTGAACTGACTGAATGGCTAAAATGCAGTCCACGCTACAACAGCCTCCCCACTGGCCTTGTGCCAGTGGTCAAGGGACGATCATCCATGACTCCCAAACCCATCTACACGCCGGAAAACTGTTCGAGTGCGTATCAGCTGCGTTGGTCGCTGACTCTTTTTCCCCATCAAACGCTGCCGCCCGCAGAACTTTGGCTTGACCGGCTGAATCAAGCGATGTTGCCCGATCATGTTCGCGTTCTCGAACACACTCAGCGGCCAAACGGTTCAGAATTGTTGCTGGTCAGCACCACTCCCGATGTGATTCCGCACGCCGTTGTGCGCGCTATCAAAGGACGATTGCAACATCTGCTGCGCGACGAGCGTCCGGTGAAGTGGCAACGCAACTTTCGTTTGACCAGTGTGGGCGATGCATCGGCAGCGATCGTCAATCAGTACGTCTCGAAACAACTGGCGCACCATCCGTTGGCCGATCTCGAAACAAATGAATCCATGCGTGAGTTTCAGTTGCGGTTCGATGTGGACGTCACGCAAGTGATCAACAGTGATCAACAGTGCTCATGGTCAATATGCGACGGCGGTGCATCTTGTGTTGGTCCACGCCGAACGATGGCGGACTGCCCAACCTGATTTTCTACGCGTCACACGGGACGCGATACTTGGTGCGGCCAGAAAGAAGCATCATCGAGTTGCTCGGCTGGCGTTACTGCCCGATCACGTGCACTTCACACTGGCGATGGACTATGAGAGTTCGCCAGAACAAATCGCACTGTCGTACATGAACAACGTTGCGTTTCGACATGGAATGCTGCATCTGTGGATGAACAGCTTTTATGTGGGGACGATCGGCAGATACGACATGGACGCCGTGAGGCGAAGCGTACGGGATAACGTGTGATCGTCCGTGCTTCCACCGGGGCAAGCCCGGATGGGGAGATGGGAGGAAGATGAGGTGGATGTGTTGGTAGCCAATCAGTCTTGCTTCCACCGGGGCGAGCCCAGATGGAGAGCTGGGACGGAGTTGGGGTGCGGAGTTGGTAGCCAGTCAGCCTTGCTTCCACCGGGGCAAGCCCGGCTGGAGAGCTGGGAGGAAGATGAGGTGGTCGCGTTGGTAGCCAATCAGTCTCGCTTCCACCGGGGCGAGCCCGGTTGGAGAGCTGGAAGGAAGATGAGGTGATTGTGTTGGTAGCCAGTCAGTCTCGCTTCCACCGGGGCAAGCCCGGATGGGGAGCTGGGGGCAAACGACATCCTGGACAGGCCCCTATTCTGAGTTCAAAGTTGAAAAAAATCCGCCAGATGTGGCAAACGCTTTGAACCTCGGGGGGAACTTCGGTACCTTAGCCACATCGCGGAAAGGGATCCTGGGGCAAGGCGGTCGAGGAAGAGGGACGCGAGCAATAATACGCATCCTTTTATCACTTATCACTCGTCTGCCGTCAAAACGATACGCCCCGGGGCTGGCTTCTCATCGCATCCGTCATCGACATGGTCATATCGCGATAGGCTGACGCTACGGTTAAGTATTTACGCCGGCTGCCGAGTTCAATTTAGGCCAGGGCAGCTTGGATGGGACAGCATCGACGCAATCCGGAATCGCGGTGGCGCGGTATCCGAAATTCTGTCAGTCGCAATCGTGTGCGACGCGCTCGCGAGGCTCGACGAAAGCTCTCACAAGGCTTGACGCGATTGCCGTTTGAAAAGTTAGAAGAACGGACGATGTTGGCCGCCATCACGTGGGACGGTGGCGGTGATAATGCGAGTTGGAATGATCCGCTGAACTGGAGCAGTGACACGCTGCCGACAGCCGTCGATGATGTCACGATCGATGACGGCTTGGCTGATTTGCAAATCACGGTCGATCAGAATATTCACGTCCAGTCGATCACGACGACAGAGCATTTGATCGTCGATGGTGTCGAAGTCCGTACGGCGTCGTTGATTGCCGATCAGTTGACGTTGGACGCGGCGACACTGGTACCGGTTGATGGTCAGTCGCAATCGGTGAATGTCCAAGACACGAT from Stieleria varia carries:
- a CDS encoding transposase, producing MLVHAERWRTAQPDFLRVTRDAILGAARKKHHRVARLALLPDHVHFTLAMDYESSPEQIALSYMNNVAFRHGMLHLWMNSFYVGTIGRYDMDAVRRSVRDNV
- a CDS encoding transposase, which gives rise to MTPKPIYTPENCSSAYQLRWSLTLFPHQTLPPAELWLDRLNQAMLPDHVRVLEHTQRPNGSELLLVSTTPDVIPHAVVRAIKGRLQHLLRDERPVKWQRNFRLTSVGDASAAIVNQYVSKQLAHHPLADLETNESMREFQLRFDVDVTQVINSDQQCSWSICDGGASCVGPRRTMADCPT
- a CDS encoding sulfatase, producing the protein MSQFLATALAGCHRLFLSQSRHRTLGWSFAAIAILLAQVMHSSVANADSESRPNVVLFLADDLGWTGLRCFGSDLYETPNLDALADSGIKFTNAYSACTVCSPTRASLMTGMYPARLHLTDFIAGQNRPFAKLKIPEWTKRLEPRYVTIAEALRSAGYKTGHIGKWHLEGRGKDGQGTDPMSQGFDFTVSRPPGTKGYLLKPGTTSQAGTNYLTDWLTDHACEFINESKDDPFFLYFAYNVPHTPIQGRQDLVEYFQQKVDPDAVHTNPTYAAMVASLDQSVGRVLKTLDEKKLTDNTLVIFVSDNGGLTQRYGKHDGFTENKPLRRGKGSAYEGGVRVPAIIKWPGVTPAGTVCEQPIMTIDVYPTLLSATGTTGDAEHNRNIDGKNIVSLLRAPDSRLQRSLFWHYPHYHAGGDGPYSAIRDGRYRLIEFHEDGGTELYDLETDLGEQTDLTAELPEKSAELFGKLRQWRTNVDAQMPTANPQYNPAKATTVKN